Proteins from one candidate division WOR-3 bacterium genomic window:
- a CDS encoding ABC transporter substrate-binding protein → MKTLLNILIVLLIGLLLYILLYPQYQESKVQTVKMGIDGSLASLVIFFAEEKAFLKEQKLIPEYIFLDSPEEIYSQLLDQKIDFAILPWSTVLKRVVASGETVKAFISLNLRTGIPVDAIFTHPNSKITSLKGLKGKKFGLPPGFLDLVQVILTENQTSPKDLILSEIPEKEIVQKLKNGELDCALVLEPYRTQLKKEGMVVLLDGPLPKTFLAPFPGYAYVLNPLLLKEKRKVAVRLKIATDMAISLLDKEPQNARAVLIKRWGLDPELAADFNLPEVEKLAGINKPQIQAYLLNLAERGIINRAGIEELKAENLLCAPIDLQP, encoded by the coding sequence ATGAAAACACTCTTAAATATCTTGATTGTTCTTCTTATTGGTCTTCTTTTGTATATCCTCCTTTACCCTCAATATCAGGAGAGTAAGGTTCAGACGGTGAAGATGGGAATTGACGGTTCGCTCGCTTCCTTAGTCATCTTTTTTGCCGAAGAGAAGGCTTTTCTTAAAGAACAGAAGTTAATTCCGGAATACATCTTCCTTGATTCGCCAGAAGAAATCTATTCTCAACTCCTCGACCAAAAGATTGATTTTGCTATCCTTCCCTGGTCAACAGTCTTAAAAAGGGTTGTGGCTAGTGGGGAGACGGTTAAGGCGTTCATCTCGTTAAATCTTCGGACGGGAATACCGGTTGATGCCATCTTTACCCATCCCAATTCAAAGATTACTTCCTTAAAAGGTTTGAAAGGGAAGAAGTTTGGTCTGCCCCCCGGTTTTCTTGATTTGGTGCAGGTAATTCTTACCGAGAATCAAACCTCGCCTAAGGATTTAATTCTTTCCGAAATACCCGAAAAGGAGATCGTTCAGAAGTTAAAAAATGGGGAATTGGATTGCGCCTTGGTCTTAGAACCTTACCGTACCCAATTGAAAAAAGAGGGGATGGTAGTTCTCTTAGACGGTCCCCTACCCAAAACTTTCCTTGCCCCCTTTCCCGGATACGCCTATGTCTTAAATCCCCTGCTCTTAAAGGAGAAGCGGAAGGTGGCGGTTCGTTTGAAGATTGCGACGGATATGGCGATAAGTCTCTTGGATAAAGAACCCCAAAATGCCCGGGCAGTTTTAATTAAGAGGTGGGGTTTAGACCCAGAACTCGCTGCTGATTTTAACCTTCCCGAGGTGGAGAAACTGGCGGGAATAAATAAACCCCAGATTCAAGCGTATCTCTTAAATCTGGCTGAAAGGGGAATTATCAATCGGGCGGGGATAGAGGAGTTAAAGGCAGAAAACCTTCTTTGTGCCCCGATTGATTTACAACCATAG
- a CDS encoding tetratricopeptide repeat protein produces MERRMKIFLIFFPFFLFSQVPFAARMNGGKIHYREGRYERAKEQFELALKERPNSEEAHLWLGLALFQLGDASTAAVHFLEAIKIDTTLINQIRKEEDKRLAVWSALSQKTQRLILENDYENALPYAEMSIRIDETHPLGYTLLAQVYSQLNKLQELHNLGKRLVKGDSLSPQGYNILGIYFFAINSWDSAAITYQRASNLYEKKIAEYREDLKKEIKRADAETVIEKLISYQKGKEVDKFRSYVEDSLRLKPKLSTIARLTLELYNIVLEKNFVDFRIGSSYLQKSSALPESMKWGYLLKAESAFTAVLVNNPQDLDAKYNLGFVKYSLGKEKVEEAVILFKELVENGVYLTQLPEKVKEEISSLLKTEAGKIAIPLPSEIASQIKEGNFAYLYLFDTLSPFLSPFEPKTMENLYLLLGASYVRVADLRKLKENYDKAISAFQKVITINPENVDAYQNLVVAYREKGDKKMAEKMYLKMEEIKKKRGSK; encoded by the coding sequence ATGGAACGAAGAATGAAAATTTTCTTAATTTTCTTTCCCTTCTTTTTATTTAGCCAAGTGCCGTTTGCGGCACGGATGAACGGGGGAAAAATCCATTATCGCGAAGGAAGATACGAAAGGGCAAAGGAGCAATTTGAACTCGCCTTAAAGGAGAGGCCAAATTCGGAAGAAGCCCATCTCTGGCTCGGTCTGGCACTTTTCCAATTGGGAGATGCCTCTACCGCCGCGGTCCATTTCTTAGAAGCGATCAAGATAGATACTACTCTCATCAACCAGATAAGAAAGGAAGAGGATAAGAGATTGGCAGTTTGGAGTGCCTTATCTCAGAAAACCCAAAGGCTCATCTTAGAAAATGATTACGAAAATGCCCTTCCCTATGCCGAGATGAGTATTAGGATTGACGAAACCCATCCTCTTGGCTATACCCTTTTGGCTCAGGTTTATTCCCAATTGAATAAACTCCAGGAACTCCATAACTTGGGAAAAAGGTTGGTGAAGGGGGATTCCCTCTCTCCCCAGGGATATAATATCCTCGGCATTTATTTCTTTGCGATTAATAGTTGGGATAGCGCAGCGATTACCTATCAGAGAGCGAGTAATCTTTATGAGAAGAAAATTGCTGAATACAGAGAGGATTTAAAAAAGGAGATAAAGAGGGCAGATGCGGAAACGGTGATTGAGAAATTAATCTCTTATCAGAAGGGCAAGGAAGTGGATAAATTCCGTTCTTATGTGGAGGACTCTTTACGGCTAAAACCAAAATTGAGTACCATCGCCCGGCTCACCTTAGAGCTTTACAATATAGTGTTAGAGAAGAATTTTGTTGATTTCCGAATCGGGAGTTCCTATCTCCAAAAGAGCAGTGCCCTACCCGAAAGTATGAAGTGGGGTTATCTCTTAAAGGCGGAGAGTGCTTTCACCGCGGTATTGGTTAATAATCCGCAGGATTTAGATGCGAAGTATAACTTGGGATTTGTTAAATATTCCTTAGGCAAGGAGAAGGTTGAGGAGGCGGTTATCTTATTTAAGGAATTGGTGGAGAACGGGGTTTATCTTACCCAACTCCCGGAAAAGGTGAAGGAAGAGATTTCCTCCCTTTTGAAAACAGAGGCTGGGAAAATTGCCATCCCCTTACCTTCAGAAATCGCTTCTCAGATTAAGGAAGGGAACTTTGCTTATCTTTACCTCTTTGATACCCTCTCTCCCTTCCTCTCACCCTTTGAACCAAAGACGATGGAAAATCTCTATCTCTTATTGGGTGCCTCCTATGTCCGGGTGGCGGATTTGCGAAAGCTGAAAGAGAATTACGACAAAGCCATCTCCGCTTTTCAGAAGGTTATTACCATAAACCCAGAAAATGTTGACGCCTATCAAAATCTGGTGGTTGCCTACCGGGAGAAGGGGGATAAAAAAATGGCGGAAAAGATGTATCTCAAAATGGAGGAAATTAAAAAGAAAAGGGGAAGTAAATGA
- a CDS encoding T9SS type A sorting domain-containing protein, producing the protein MNLVMTLLPIFLFTQNVRWIYRYDGSPVDVAQCLVYGSDGNIYAAGESRGTSTWVDFIVISLEPTLGIGEKSRSPKSFTFSKEGIILSSNQPIKVKLYNLYGKLVLEKEVTGSERKIKETEKLPPGIYFLSISSEGKEERRKIIKIK; encoded by the coding sequence ATGAATTTAGTGATGACTTTATTGCCAATTTTTCTTTTTACCCAGAATGTGAGATGGATTTACCGATATGATGGGTCTCCCGTAGATGTAGCACAGTGTTTGGTTTATGGTTCTGATGGCAATATTTATGCGGCTGGGGAGAGTAGAGGCACCTCTACCTGGGTTGATTTTATTGTGATAAGCCTTGAGCCAACACTGGGGATAGGAGAAAAATCAAGATCCCCAAAATCTTTCACCTTCTCCAAGGAAGGAATTATTTTAAGTTCTAATCAGCCAATAAAAGTTAAACTTTATAATCTATATGGGAAATTGGTCTTAGAAAAGGAGGTGACTGGTTCGGAGAGAAAAATTAAAGAGACCGAAAAGTTACCTCCGGGTATTTACTTCCTTTCTATTTCTTCTGAGGGAAAGGAAGAGAGGAGAAAAATAATAAAGATAAAGTAG
- a CDS encoding M14 family zinc carboxypeptidase, with protein sequence MFKRTFFFSLFLFLTSWAGTHYDLLKITPIPKDKISALEDLGCIINGPHNNALLVEVPIGKEKELEKMGLTYEVLIPDVTSFYEKNFSDARYHTYQEFLDTLAIIATNNPNICKLETLGISAGGRRIVALKITDNPTQEENEPEILFEGNTHGDEKIGSEVPFNFILRLVRNYGVDPLITNLINTREIWVSPVVNPDGHISNTRGNANGVDLNRDYGYVWDGEGSSPNAFSQPETKAFRNLALRNNFYHWTSFHAGTYFISYSWSYSPFQPRDSLALKYLGQNYHNFTGYPYAQGYHGMYEIHGSSKDFAYGALGATSWSVEICIIKTPPADSIDPISNREIPAMLYMCQMAKRGIEGVVYDSLTGHPLKAMVIPLPIDWPSYTDSLLGDFHRFLLPGTYSLRVVCPGYQTKTITNITVPSDTSVFVNIPLVPDTTSPIAGFFCPMCRLKDGNVISSFTNLSLERRDGRRLSIGVAGWTIVDMGKIITNGPGNDFTVYEDDPDPEGYRVEVSMNMDGPWTSLGSDTGTSGFDLARGGVSSCRYIRIIDDGDGTSNPTAGFDLDAIEAVVANLPSLTLSTVQILDPPPGNNNGRLDPGERVGLILSVANLGRLSADSVYGFIKENDPYIELIDSLAFFGTIPPESIRRNLDSLILFAQPNTPRGRRVDFLLKFIGRNYTDSLTFSLTVGEITSSDPIPDSIFRYWAYDNTDTLYPECPVYSWLEIRGVGIRLPINSDDQTIRIKLPFVFKYYGQRYVDSLSICSNGWIAPGRTTSTTYTNQPLPDPTSTNPSAMICLNWDDLVPSSAPYGIHYLYDSLNHRMIIEYDSIRYFSPSTSWERFEIIIYDTTFTTPTGDNLFIVQYATGNYFQSSTVGIEDPTNQIGICYLYNNTYHRGAAPIISQRAIKYTTQGVTGITTSPLAEKKSPLQIYPNPFTANLTLRLPSFLINQPVSIYTIDGRLLTSFYPEREEITWNGKSLPKGVYLVKIGKRTLKAVKIR encoded by the coding sequence ATGTTTAAGAGAACTTTTTTCTTTTCTCTCTTCCTTTTCCTTACTTCTTGGGCAGGCACTCATTATGATTTATTAAAGATAACTCCCATACCTAAGGATAAAATCTCGGCATTGGAAGATTTAGGCTGTATCATCAACGGTCCTCATAATAACGCCCTTTTAGTTGAAGTCCCAATCGGAAAAGAGAAAGAGTTAGAAAAGATGGGTTTAACCTATGAGGTCTTAATCCCCGATGTCACCTCTTTTTATGAGAAGAACTTCTCTGATGCCCGTTATCACACCTATCAGGAATTTCTTGATACCTTAGCTATCATCGCCACCAATAATCCCAATATCTGTAAGTTGGAAACCTTAGGCATTTCCGCTGGTGGCCGGCGGATTGTTGCCTTAAAGATTACCGATAATCCAACCCAAGAGGAGAACGAACCGGAAATTTTATTTGAAGGCAATACCCACGGTGATGAAAAGATCGGCTCCGAGGTCCCCTTCAACTTCATTCTGAGATTGGTCAGAAATTATGGTGTTGACCCCTTAATTACCAATCTTATCAATACCCGAGAAATCTGGGTCTCACCGGTTGTCAATCCGGATGGCCATATCTCTAATACCCGGGGAAATGCCAACGGTGTTGACTTAAATCGGGACTACGGCTATGTCTGGGATGGAGAAGGCTCTTCCCCTAATGCCTTTTCTCAACCCGAAACCAAGGCATTTCGGAACTTGGCTTTAAGAAATAATTTTTATCACTGGACCAGTTTCCACGCTGGCACCTATTTCATCTCTTATTCCTGGAGTTATTCGCCATTCCAACCAAGAGACTCTTTAGCCTTAAAATATCTGGGACAGAACTATCACAATTTCACCGGTTATCCCTATGCTCAGGGTTATCATGGAATGTATGAGATTCATGGTTCTTCAAAAGATTTCGCCTATGGTGCCTTAGGTGCCACCTCCTGGTCGGTTGAGATTTGTATCATTAAGACCCCACCCGCAGATTCTATTGACCCAATCTCCAACCGGGAGATTCCAGCGATGCTCTATATGTGCCAGATGGCAAAAAGGGGAATTGAAGGAGTAGTCTATGACTCCCTAACCGGTCATCCCTTAAAGGCGATGGTCATCCCCCTACCCATAGATTGGCCCTCTTATACCGATTCCCTTTTAGGTGATTTCCACCGTTTCCTTTTACCCGGTACCTATTCTTTAAGAGTTGTCTGTCCTGGTTATCAGACGAAGACAATTACCAATATCACTGTCCCTTCGGACACTTCGGTTTTTGTCAATATCCCCTTAGTCCCGGATACTACTTCCCCAATTGCCGGATTTTTCTGTCCGATGTGCCGATTAAAAGATGGTAATGTCATCTCTTCTTTCACCAATCTCTCCTTGGAGAGAAGGGATGGTAGGAGGTTGTCAATCGGCGTCGCGGGCTGGACAATAGTTGATATGGGAAAGATAATCACTAATGGACCGGGAAACGACTTCACGGTTTATGAGGATGACCCTGACCCCGAAGGTTATCGGGTTGAGGTCTCAATGAATATGGATGGACCTTGGACATCCCTTGGCTCCGATACCGGAACTAGTGGTTTTGACCTAGCACGCGGTGGGGTATCTTCCTGTCGGTACATCAGAATCATTGATGATGGCGATGGCACAAGTAATCCCACTGCTGGTTTTGACTTAGATGCGATTGAGGCGGTTGTTGCCAATCTACCTTCTCTCACCCTAAGCACTGTTCAAATCCTGGACCCACCCCCGGGGAATAATAACGGTCGGCTTGACCCTGGAGAGCGGGTCGGTTTAATTCTTTCGGTTGCCAACCTGGGAAGGTTAAGTGCGGATTCGGTTTATGGCTTTATCAAAGAGAATGACCCTTATATTGAACTTATTGATTCTCTTGCCTTCTTCGGCACAATCCCCCCGGAAAGTATCAGAAGGAATCTTGATTCTCTTATTTTATTTGCCCAACCCAATACGCCCCGGGGCAGAAGGGTTGATTTCCTACTAAAATTTATCGGTCGGAACTACACCGATTCTCTCACCTTCTCTTTAACTGTGGGCGAGATTACCTCCTCCGACCCAATCCCGGATTCTATCTTTCGGTATTGGGCTTATGATAATACCGATACCTTATATCCAGAATGTCCGGTCTATAGTTGGCTTGAGATTCGGGGAGTGGGCATAAGACTACCAATAAATTCTGATGACCAGACGATAAGGATTAAATTGCCCTTTGTCTTTAAGTATTATGGTCAGAGATATGTAGACTCTTTATCAATCTGTTCTAATGGCTGGATTGCTCCGGGCCGGACAACTTCCACTACTTATACCAATCAACCATTACCCGACCCCACTTCCACCAACCCCAGTGCGATGATTTGCCTAAACTGGGATGACCTAGTCCCTTCCTCTGCCCCTTATGGCATTCACTATCTTTATGATTCCTTAAATCACCGAATGATTATTGAATATGACAGTATCCGGTATTTCTCTCCCTCCACTTCCTGGGAGAGATTTGAAATTATCATCTATGATACCACCTTTACCACCCCAACCGGTGATAATCTCTTTATCGTCCAGTACGCGACCGGTAATTATTTCCAATCTTCAACCGTTGGCATAGAAGACCCAACCAATCAGATTGGGATTTGCTATCTTTATAATAATACTTACCACCGCGGTGCGGCACCGATTATTTCCCAAAGGGCAATAAAATATACCACCCAGGGTGTCACCGGGATTACTACTTCTCCTCTTGCCGAGAAAAAATCACCTCTTCAAATCTATCCCAATCCTTTCACTGCCAACCTTACCCTTCGCCTCCCCTCTTTCCTTATCAACCAACCGGTAAGTATCTACACCATTGACGGAAGGCTCCTCACTTCTTTTTATCCCGAAAGAGAAGAGATAACCTGGAATGGTAAATCCTTACCCAAGGGTGTTTATTTAGTGAAAATTGGGAAGAGAACATTAAAGGCGGTAAAGATAAGATAA